CTACGCCAATAGTCATATGTTTCGTGTGGTCATTTTAGGTTCAGGGCGTGGCAGCAACGCTGAGGCGATTCTGCAGGCTCAGGAAGATGGCACTCTGGGGCTCGCTCGTGTGGTGGGAGTCTTCTCTGACAAGCCCGAGGCTGGCATCCTCAAACTGGGCGCACGCTTTGATTTGCCCGCATTCTACCTTGATCCCGGCAAATACAAGACGAAGCTATCCAATGAAGCCGAGCGTCATTGGATAGAAATGATCGATCAGCTCAGTCCCGACCTGATTGTTTTGGCGGGGTATATGCGTGTGATCAAGGAGCCTTTCCTCAAGGCATTTTCAGACCGAATCATCAATCTCCACCCAAGCCTGCTTCCAAAGTATCCTGGGTTGAACGGCATTGGCCAGGCCTTTGATTCCGATGACAAGGAAACAGGCTGCACCGTTCATTGGGTCAACGCAGAGGTTGATGGAGGTGAAGTAATCGATCAAGCCCGCGTCCCAATCTACGAAGATGATACTTTGGAAGCCCTTGAAACCCGTGTCCACGAAGCGGAGCATAGCTTATTGCCTGCGGTAATTTGCCGTATTGCGGAAGAACGTATGTTCGGGCCATCGATTTAGGGAGTAAATCAGTCAGAAGTGAGAAGTCGGAAGAGTTTTCTATTTGCCATTTTTCATTCAACAACTTTTCACTTCATCCTCTTTCTGCCTTCTCTCTTCTGACTTCTTACTTTCTTTAAATGTATACCGTTCAATGTGAAATCCCGGAGTCTCTGGCTGATGAGCTGGAAGCACTGCTTTGCGAAAACGTTCGTTCCTCATGGAGTCTCCATCAGGATAAAGTCGGCCAACCTTTTAAGCTGAAAGGCTTTTTCGAAGAAGACGGCGAAGCAGAGACTGCCTATGCTGAGCTGCGTGCCGATTGTAAGACTTTGCCGGAAAATCCGGAGTTCGGGTCGATTGAAGACCGTGAATGGAAGGAAGCTTACAAGGCGTTTATCAAGCCATGGGATCATAAAGGCCTTCATTGGGTTCCTGCCTGGCAACGCGAAACTTATGTCGTTCCTGCTGATGAGGTTGCCGTTTATTTGGATGCAGGTTTGGCTTTTGGGACTGGCAGCCATGAGACAACCCGTCTGATGGCGCGACGACTGATTGATTTTCGTGCCGAGAAGGGAAATGCTTTTTCATCTCAGAACATCATCGATGCGGGGTGTGGCTCGGGCATTCTCGCGATATCAGCTCAAAAGCTC
The Rubellicoccus peritrichatus DNA segment above includes these coding regions:
- the purN gene encoding phosphoribosylglycinamide formyltransferase, which produces MFRVVILGSGRGSNAEAILQAQEDGTLGLARVVGVFSDKPEAGILKLGARFDLPAFYLDPGKYKTKLSNEAERHWIEMIDQLSPDLIVLAGYMRVIKEPFLKAFSDRIINLHPSLLPKYPGLNGIGQAFDSDDKETGCTVHWVNAEVDGGEVIDQARVPIYEDDTLEALETRVHEAEHSLLPAVICRIAEERMFGPSI
- a CDS encoding 50S ribosomal protein L11 methyltransferase yields the protein MYTVQCEIPESLADELEALLCENVRSSWSLHQDKVGQPFKLKGFFEEDGEAETAYAELRADCKTLPENPEFGSIEDREWKEAYKAFIKPWDHKGLHWVPAWQRETYVVPADEVAVYLDAGLAFGTGSHETTRLMARRLIDFRAEKGNAFSSQNIIDAGCGSGILAISAQKLGAHHLYGFDRDPEAIRVSNENIVFNDLPANSIPFEEGGIEQCLGNRTADLILANIQADVLKIHAESFIESTNKDGTLALSGILARELDEVRECFDAIAKAQWDAFKIDTRTDGEWSDLVLFRK